A single window of Callithrix jacchus isolate 240 chromosome 6, calJac240_pri, whole genome shotgun sequence DNA harbors:
- the PLCD4 gene encoding 1-phosphatidylinositol 4,5-bisphosphate phosphodiesterase delta-4 isoform X1, whose protein sequence is MASLLQDRLTTDQDLLLMQEGMLMRKVRSKSWKKLRYFRLQNDGMTVWHARQARGSAKPSFSISDVDTIRNGHDSELLRSLAEDLPLEQGFTVVFHGRASNLDLVANSVEEAQIWMRGLQLLVDLVTSMDHQERLDQWLSDWFQRGDKNQDGKMTFQEVQRLLHLMNVEMDQEYAFSLFQEADTSQSGSLEGEEFVQFYKALTKRVEVQELFESFSADGQKLTLLEFLDFLREEQKERDCTSDLALELIDRYEPSDSGKLRHVLSMDGFLSYLCSKDGDIFNPACLPIYQDMTQPLNHYFICSSHNTYLVGDQLCGQSSVEGYIRALKRGCRCVEVDVWDGPNGEPVVYHGHTLTSRILFKDVVTTVAQYAFQTSDYPVVLSLETHCSWEQQQTMVRHLTEILGEQLLSTTMDGVLPSQLPSPEELRRKILVKGKKLTFEEDLEYEEEEPEPELEGEQESELALESQFEPEPQEQNLQSKDKKKVVTCPLFCPSVCCQITAQATISKPESLLLSQQKSKLILCPALSSLVIYLKSVSFRSFTHSKEHYHFYEISSFSETKAKRLIKEAGNEFVQHNAWQLSRVYPSGLRTDSSNYNPQELWNAGCQMVAMNMQTAGLEMDICDGHFRQNGGCGYVLKPDFLRDTQSSFDPERPISPFKAQTLLIQVISGQQLPKVDKTKEGSIVDPLVRVQIFGVRLDAARQETNYVDNNGFNPYWGQTLCFRVLVPELAMLRFVVMDYDWKSRNDFIGQYTLPWTCMQQGEPAPVTPGQYPNSGCLPNAVLLALPGYRHIHLLSKDGISLRPASIFVYICIREGLEEDES, encoded by the exons ATGGCGTCCCTGCTGCAAGACC GGCTGACCACCGATCAGGACTTGCTGCTAATGCAGGAAGGCATGCTGATGCGCAAGGTGAGGTCCAAAAGCTGGAAGAAGCTGAGATACTTCAGACTTCAGAATGACGGCATGACAGTCTGGCATGCACGACAGGCCAGGGGCAGTGCCAAGCCTAGCT TTTCAATCTCTGACGTGGATACAATACGTAACGGGCATGATTCTGAGTTGCTGCGTAGCCTGGCAGAGGACCTCCCCCTGGAGCAGGGCTTCACCGTTGTCTTCCATGGCCGTGCCTCCAACCTGGACCTGGTGGCCAACAGTGTTGAGGAGGCCCAGATATGGATGCGAGGGCTCCAGCTATTGGTGGATCTTGTCACCAGCATGGACCATCAGGAGCGCCTGGACCA ATGGCTGAGTGACTGGTTTCAGCGTGGAGACAAAAATCAGGATGGTAAGATGACTTTCCAAGAAGTTCAGCGGTTACTGCACCTAATGAATGTGGAAATGGACCAAGAATATGCCTTCAGTCTTTTTCAG GAAGCAGACACGTCGCAGTCTGGGTCTCTGGAAGGAGAAGAATTTGTACAGTTCTATAAGGCATTGACTAAACGTGTTGAGGTGCAGGAACTATTTGAAAGTTTTTCAGCTGATGGGCAGAAGCTGACTCTGCTGGAATTTTTGGATTTCCTCCGAGAGGAGCAGAAGGAAAGAGACTGCACCTCTGACCTTGCTCTGGAACTCATTGACCGCTATGAACCTTCAGACAGTG GCAAACTGCGGCATGTGCTGAGCATGGATGGCTTCCTCAGCTACCTCTGCTCTAAGGATGGAGATATCTTCAACCCAGCCTGCCTCCCCATCTATCAGGATATGACTCAACCCCTGAACCACTACTTCATCTGCTCCTCTCACAACACCTACCTAGTGGGGGACCAGCTTTGTGGCCAGAGCAGCGTCGAGGGATACATACG GGCCCTGAAGCGGGGGTGCCGCTGCGTAGAGGTGGATGTATGGGATGGACCTAATGGGGAACCTGTCGTTTACCACGGACACACCCTGACCTCCCGCATCCTGTTCAAAGATGTCGTGACCACAGTAGCACAGTATGCTTTTCAG ACATCAGACTACCCAGTCGTCTTGTCCCTGGAGACCCACTGCAGCTGGGAGCAGCAGCAGACCATGGTCCGCCATCTGACTGAGATCCTGGGGGAGCAGCTGTTGAGCACCACCATGGATGGGGTGCTACCCAGTCAGCTTCCCTCACCTGAG GAGCTTCGGAGGAAGATCCTGGTGAAGGGGAAGAAGTTAACATTTGAGGAAGACCTGGAGTATGAGGAAGAGGAACCAGAACCTGAGCTGGAGGGTGAACAGGAGTCAGAATTGGCGCTGGAGTCCCAGTTTGAGCCTGAGCCCCAGGAGCAGAACCTTCAGAGTAAGGACAAAAAGAAG GTTGTGACGTGCCCGCTGTTTTGTCCATCTGTCTGTTGTCAGATTACGGCCCAGGCTACTATTTCCAAGCCTGAGTCCCTTCTCTTGTCCcagcag AAATCCAAGCTCATCTTGTGTCCAGCTCTCTCTTCCCTGGTTATCTACTTGAAGTCTGTCTCATTCCGCAGCTTCACACATTCAAAAGAGCACTACCACTTCTATGAGATATCATCTTTCTCCGAAACCAAGGCCAAGCGCCTCATCAAGGAGGCTG GCAATGAGTTTGTGCAGCACAACGCTTGGCAGTTAAGCCGTGTGTATCCCAGTGGCCTGAGGACAGACTCTTCCAACTATAACCCCCAGGAACTCTGGAATGCAGGCTGCCAGATGG TGGCCATGAATATGCAGACTGCAGGGCTTGAAATGGACATCTGTGACGGGCATTTCCGCCAGAATGGTGGCTGCGGCTATGTGCTGAAGCCAGACTTCCTGCGTGATACCCAGAGTTCCTTCGACCCTGAGAGGCCCATCAGCCCTTTCAAGGCCCAGACTCTATTAATCCAG GTGATCAGTGGTCAGCAACTTCCCAAAGTGGACAAGACCAAAGAAGGGTCCATTGTGGATCCACTGGTGAGAGTGCAGATCTTTGGTGTCCGTCTAGACGCAGCACGGCAGGAGACCAACTATGTGGACAACAATG GTTTTAATCCATACTGGGGGCAGACACTATGTTTCCGGGTGCTGGTGCCTGAACTTGCCATGCTGCGTTTTGTGGTAATGGATTATGACTGGAAATCCCGAAATGACTTTATTGGTCAGTACACCCTGCCTTGGACCTGCATGCAACAAGGTGAGCCAGCCCCTGTGACCCCTGGCCAATACCCCAACTCTGGCTGCCTTCCTAATGCTGTCCTCCTGGCCCTTCCAGGTTATCGCCACATTCACCTGCTCTCCAAAGATGGCATCAGCCTCCGACCAGCTTCCATCTTTGTGTATATCTGCATCCGGGAAGGCCTGGAGGAGGATGAGTCCTGA
- the PLCD4 gene encoding 1-phosphatidylinositol 4,5-bisphosphate phosphodiesterase delta-4 isoform X6, with product MASLLQDRLTTDQDLLLMQEGMLMRKVRSKSWKKLRYFRLQNDGMTVWHARQARGSAKPSFSISDVDTIRNGHDSELLRSLAEDLPLEQGFTVVFHGRASNLDLVANSVEEAQIWMRGLQLLVDLVTSMDHQERLDQWLSDWFQRGDKNQDGKMTFQEVQRLLHLMNVEMDQEYAFSLFQEADTSQSGSLEGEEFVQFYKALTKRVEVQELFESFSADGQKLTLLEFLDFLREEQKERDCTSDLALELIDRYEPSDSGKLRHVLSMDGFLSYLCSKDGDIFNPACLPIYQDMTQPLNHYFICSSHNTYLVGDQLCGQSSVEGYIRALKRGCRCVEVDVWDGPNGEPVVYHGHTLTSRILFKDVVTTVAQYAFQTSDYPVVLSLETHCSWEQQQTMVRHLTEILGEQLLSTTMDGVLPSQLPSPEELRRKILVKGKKLTFEEDLEYEEEEPEPELEGEQESELALESQFEPEPQEQNLQSKDKKKKSKLILCPALSSLVIYLKSVSFRSFTHSKEHYHFYEISSFSETKAKRLIKEAGNEFVQHNAWQLSRVYPSGLRTDSSNYNPQELWNAGCQMVAMNMQTAGLEMDICDGHFRQNGGCGYVLKPDFLRDTQSSFDPERPISPFKAQTLLIQVISGQQLPKVDKTKEGSIVDPLVRVQIFGVRLDAARQETNYVDNNGFNPYWGQTLCFRVLVPELAMLRFVVMDYDWKSRNDFIGQYTLPWTCMQQGYRHIHLLSKDGISLRPASIFVYICIREGLEEDES from the exons ATGGCGTCCCTGCTGCAAGACC GGCTGACCACCGATCAGGACTTGCTGCTAATGCAGGAAGGCATGCTGATGCGCAAGGTGAGGTCCAAAAGCTGGAAGAAGCTGAGATACTTCAGACTTCAGAATGACGGCATGACAGTCTGGCATGCACGACAGGCCAGGGGCAGTGCCAAGCCTAGCT TTTCAATCTCTGACGTGGATACAATACGTAACGGGCATGATTCTGAGTTGCTGCGTAGCCTGGCAGAGGACCTCCCCCTGGAGCAGGGCTTCACCGTTGTCTTCCATGGCCGTGCCTCCAACCTGGACCTGGTGGCCAACAGTGTTGAGGAGGCCCAGATATGGATGCGAGGGCTCCAGCTATTGGTGGATCTTGTCACCAGCATGGACCATCAGGAGCGCCTGGACCA ATGGCTGAGTGACTGGTTTCAGCGTGGAGACAAAAATCAGGATGGTAAGATGACTTTCCAAGAAGTTCAGCGGTTACTGCACCTAATGAATGTGGAAATGGACCAAGAATATGCCTTCAGTCTTTTTCAG GAAGCAGACACGTCGCAGTCTGGGTCTCTGGAAGGAGAAGAATTTGTACAGTTCTATAAGGCATTGACTAAACGTGTTGAGGTGCAGGAACTATTTGAAAGTTTTTCAGCTGATGGGCAGAAGCTGACTCTGCTGGAATTTTTGGATTTCCTCCGAGAGGAGCAGAAGGAAAGAGACTGCACCTCTGACCTTGCTCTGGAACTCATTGACCGCTATGAACCTTCAGACAGTG GCAAACTGCGGCATGTGCTGAGCATGGATGGCTTCCTCAGCTACCTCTGCTCTAAGGATGGAGATATCTTCAACCCAGCCTGCCTCCCCATCTATCAGGATATGACTCAACCCCTGAACCACTACTTCATCTGCTCCTCTCACAACACCTACCTAGTGGGGGACCAGCTTTGTGGCCAGAGCAGCGTCGAGGGATACATACG GGCCCTGAAGCGGGGGTGCCGCTGCGTAGAGGTGGATGTATGGGATGGACCTAATGGGGAACCTGTCGTTTACCACGGACACACCCTGACCTCCCGCATCCTGTTCAAAGATGTCGTGACCACAGTAGCACAGTATGCTTTTCAG ACATCAGACTACCCAGTCGTCTTGTCCCTGGAGACCCACTGCAGCTGGGAGCAGCAGCAGACCATGGTCCGCCATCTGACTGAGATCCTGGGGGAGCAGCTGTTGAGCACCACCATGGATGGGGTGCTACCCAGTCAGCTTCCCTCACCTGAG GAGCTTCGGAGGAAGATCCTGGTGAAGGGGAAGAAGTTAACATTTGAGGAAGACCTGGAGTATGAGGAAGAGGAACCAGAACCTGAGCTGGAGGGTGAACAGGAGTCAGAATTGGCGCTGGAGTCCCAGTTTGAGCCTGAGCCCCAGGAGCAGAACCTTCAGAGTAAGGACAAAAAGAAG AAATCCAAGCTCATCTTGTGTCCAGCTCTCTCTTCCCTGGTTATCTACTTGAAGTCTGTCTCATTCCGCAGCTTCACACATTCAAAAGAGCACTACCACTTCTATGAGATATCATCTTTCTCCGAAACCAAGGCCAAGCGCCTCATCAAGGAGGCTG GCAATGAGTTTGTGCAGCACAACGCTTGGCAGTTAAGCCGTGTGTATCCCAGTGGCCTGAGGACAGACTCTTCCAACTATAACCCCCAGGAACTCTGGAATGCAGGCTGCCAGATGG TGGCCATGAATATGCAGACTGCAGGGCTTGAAATGGACATCTGTGACGGGCATTTCCGCCAGAATGGTGGCTGCGGCTATGTGCTGAAGCCAGACTTCCTGCGTGATACCCAGAGTTCCTTCGACCCTGAGAGGCCCATCAGCCCTTTCAAGGCCCAGACTCTATTAATCCAG GTGATCAGTGGTCAGCAACTTCCCAAAGTGGACAAGACCAAAGAAGGGTCCATTGTGGATCCACTGGTGAGAGTGCAGATCTTTGGTGTCCGTCTAGACGCAGCACGGCAGGAGACCAACTATGTGGACAACAATG GTTTTAATCCATACTGGGGGCAGACACTATGTTTCCGGGTGCTGGTGCCTGAACTTGCCATGCTGCGTTTTGTGGTAATGGATTATGACTGGAAATCCCGAAATGACTTTATTGGTCAGTACACCCTGCCTTGGACCTGCATGCAACAAG GTTATCGCCACATTCACCTGCTCTCCAAAGATGGCATCAGCCTCCGACCAGCTTCCATCTTTGTGTATATCTGCATCCGGGAAGGCCTGGAGGAGGATGAGTCCTGA
- the PLCD4 gene encoding 1-phosphatidylinositol 4,5-bisphosphate phosphodiesterase delta-4 isoform X5, translating into MASLLQDLSISDVDTIRNGHDSELLRSLAEDLPLEQGFTVVFHGRASNLDLVANSVEEAQIWMRGLQLLVDLVTSMDHQERLDQWLSDWFQRGDKNQDGKMTFQEVQRLLHLMNVEMDQEYAFSLFQEADTSQSGSLEGEEFVQFYKALTKRVEVQELFESFSADGQKLTLLEFLDFLREEQKERDCTSDLALELIDRYEPSDSGKLRHVLSMDGFLSYLCSKDGDIFNPACLPIYQDMTQPLNHYFICSSHNTYLVGDQLCGQSSVEGYIRALKRGCRCVEVDVWDGPNGEPVVYHGHTLTSRILFKDVVTTVAQYAFQTSDYPVVLSLETHCSWEQQQTMVRHLTEILGEQLLSTTMDGVLPSQLPSPEELRRKILVKGKKLTFEEDLEYEEEEPEPELEGEQESELALESQFEPEPQEQNLQSKDKKKVVTCPLFCPSVCCQITAQATISKPESLLLSQQKSKLILCPALSSLVIYLKSVSFRSFTHSKEHYHFYEISSFSETKAKRLIKEAGNEFVQHNAWQLSRVYPSGLRTDSSNYNPQELWNAGCQMVAMNMQTAGLEMDICDGHFRQNGGCGYVLKPDFLRDTQSSFDPERPISPFKAQTLLIQVISGQQLPKVDKTKEGSIVDPLVRVQIFGVRLDAARQETNYVDNNGFNPYWGQTLCFRVLVPELAMLRFVVMDYDWKSRNDFIGQYTLPWTCMQQGEPAPVTPGQYPNSGCLPNAVLLALPGYRHIHLLSKDGISLRPASIFVYICIREGLEEDES; encoded by the exons ATGGCGTCCCTGCTGCAAGACC TTTCAATCTCTGACGTGGATACAATACGTAACGGGCATGATTCTGAGTTGCTGCGTAGCCTGGCAGAGGACCTCCCCCTGGAGCAGGGCTTCACCGTTGTCTTCCATGGCCGTGCCTCCAACCTGGACCTGGTGGCCAACAGTGTTGAGGAGGCCCAGATATGGATGCGAGGGCTCCAGCTATTGGTGGATCTTGTCACCAGCATGGACCATCAGGAGCGCCTGGACCA ATGGCTGAGTGACTGGTTTCAGCGTGGAGACAAAAATCAGGATGGTAAGATGACTTTCCAAGAAGTTCAGCGGTTACTGCACCTAATGAATGTGGAAATGGACCAAGAATATGCCTTCAGTCTTTTTCAG GAAGCAGACACGTCGCAGTCTGGGTCTCTGGAAGGAGAAGAATTTGTACAGTTCTATAAGGCATTGACTAAACGTGTTGAGGTGCAGGAACTATTTGAAAGTTTTTCAGCTGATGGGCAGAAGCTGACTCTGCTGGAATTTTTGGATTTCCTCCGAGAGGAGCAGAAGGAAAGAGACTGCACCTCTGACCTTGCTCTGGAACTCATTGACCGCTATGAACCTTCAGACAGTG GCAAACTGCGGCATGTGCTGAGCATGGATGGCTTCCTCAGCTACCTCTGCTCTAAGGATGGAGATATCTTCAACCCAGCCTGCCTCCCCATCTATCAGGATATGACTCAACCCCTGAACCACTACTTCATCTGCTCCTCTCACAACACCTACCTAGTGGGGGACCAGCTTTGTGGCCAGAGCAGCGTCGAGGGATACATACG GGCCCTGAAGCGGGGGTGCCGCTGCGTAGAGGTGGATGTATGGGATGGACCTAATGGGGAACCTGTCGTTTACCACGGACACACCCTGACCTCCCGCATCCTGTTCAAAGATGTCGTGACCACAGTAGCACAGTATGCTTTTCAG ACATCAGACTACCCAGTCGTCTTGTCCCTGGAGACCCACTGCAGCTGGGAGCAGCAGCAGACCATGGTCCGCCATCTGACTGAGATCCTGGGGGAGCAGCTGTTGAGCACCACCATGGATGGGGTGCTACCCAGTCAGCTTCCCTCACCTGAG GAGCTTCGGAGGAAGATCCTGGTGAAGGGGAAGAAGTTAACATTTGAGGAAGACCTGGAGTATGAGGAAGAGGAACCAGAACCTGAGCTGGAGGGTGAACAGGAGTCAGAATTGGCGCTGGAGTCCCAGTTTGAGCCTGAGCCCCAGGAGCAGAACCTTCAGAGTAAGGACAAAAAGAAG GTTGTGACGTGCCCGCTGTTTTGTCCATCTGTCTGTTGTCAGATTACGGCCCAGGCTACTATTTCCAAGCCTGAGTCCCTTCTCTTGTCCcagcag AAATCCAAGCTCATCTTGTGTCCAGCTCTCTCTTCCCTGGTTATCTACTTGAAGTCTGTCTCATTCCGCAGCTTCACACATTCAAAAGAGCACTACCACTTCTATGAGATATCATCTTTCTCCGAAACCAAGGCCAAGCGCCTCATCAAGGAGGCTG GCAATGAGTTTGTGCAGCACAACGCTTGGCAGTTAAGCCGTGTGTATCCCAGTGGCCTGAGGACAGACTCTTCCAACTATAACCCCCAGGAACTCTGGAATGCAGGCTGCCAGATGG TGGCCATGAATATGCAGACTGCAGGGCTTGAAATGGACATCTGTGACGGGCATTTCCGCCAGAATGGTGGCTGCGGCTATGTGCTGAAGCCAGACTTCCTGCGTGATACCCAGAGTTCCTTCGACCCTGAGAGGCCCATCAGCCCTTTCAAGGCCCAGACTCTATTAATCCAG GTGATCAGTGGTCAGCAACTTCCCAAAGTGGACAAGACCAAAGAAGGGTCCATTGTGGATCCACTGGTGAGAGTGCAGATCTTTGGTGTCCGTCTAGACGCAGCACGGCAGGAGACCAACTATGTGGACAACAATG GTTTTAATCCATACTGGGGGCAGACACTATGTTTCCGGGTGCTGGTGCCTGAACTTGCCATGCTGCGTTTTGTGGTAATGGATTATGACTGGAAATCCCGAAATGACTTTATTGGTCAGTACACCCTGCCTTGGACCTGCATGCAACAAGGTGAGCCAGCCCCTGTGACCCCTGGCCAATACCCCAACTCTGGCTGCCTTCCTAATGCTGTCCTCCTGGCCCTTCCAGGTTATCGCCACATTCACCTGCTCTCCAAAGATGGCATCAGCCTCCGACCAGCTTCCATCTTTGTGTATATCTGCATCCGGGAAGGCCTGGAGGAGGATGAGTCCTGA
- the PLCD4 gene encoding 1-phosphatidylinositol 4,5-bisphosphate phosphodiesterase delta-4 isoform X2 gives MASLLQDRLTTDQDLLLMQEGMLMRKVRSKSWKKLRYFRLQNDGMTVWHARQARGSAKPSFSISDVDTIRNGHDSELLRSLAEDLPLEQGFTVVFHGRASNLDLVANSVEEAQIWMRGLQLLVDLVTSMDHQERLDQWLSDWFQRGDKNQDGKMTFQEVQRLLHLMNVEMDQEYAFSLFQEADTSQSGSLEGEEFVQFYKALTKRVEVQELFESFSADGQKLTLLEFLDFLREEQKERDCTSDLALELIDRYEPSDSGKLRHVLSMDGFLSYLCSKDGDIFNPACLPIYQDMTQPLNHYFICSSHNTYLVGDQLCGQSSVEGYIRALKRGCRCVEVDVWDGPNGEPVVYHGHTLTSRILFKDVVTTVAQYAFQTSDYPVVLSLETHCSWEQQQTMVRHLTEILGEQLLSTTMDGVLPSQLPSPEELRRKILVKGKKLTFEEDLEYEEEEPEPELEGEQESELALESQFEPEPQEQNLQSKDKKKVVTCPLFCPSVCCQITAQATISKPESLLLSQQKSKLILCPALSSLVIYLKSVSFRSFTHSKEHYHFYEISSFSETKAKRLIKEAGNEFVQHNAWQLSRVYPSGLRTDSSNYNPQELWNAGCQMVAMNMQTAGLEMDICDGHFRQNGGCGYVLKPDFLRDTQSSFDPERPISPFKAQTLLIQVISGQQLPKVDKTKEGSIVDPLVRVQIFGVRLDAARQETNYVDNNGFNPYWGQTLCFRVLVPELAMLRFVVMDYDWKSRNDFIGQYTLPWTCMQQGYRHIHLLSKDGISLRPASIFVYICIREGLEEDES, from the exons ATGGCGTCCCTGCTGCAAGACC GGCTGACCACCGATCAGGACTTGCTGCTAATGCAGGAAGGCATGCTGATGCGCAAGGTGAGGTCCAAAAGCTGGAAGAAGCTGAGATACTTCAGACTTCAGAATGACGGCATGACAGTCTGGCATGCACGACAGGCCAGGGGCAGTGCCAAGCCTAGCT TTTCAATCTCTGACGTGGATACAATACGTAACGGGCATGATTCTGAGTTGCTGCGTAGCCTGGCAGAGGACCTCCCCCTGGAGCAGGGCTTCACCGTTGTCTTCCATGGCCGTGCCTCCAACCTGGACCTGGTGGCCAACAGTGTTGAGGAGGCCCAGATATGGATGCGAGGGCTCCAGCTATTGGTGGATCTTGTCACCAGCATGGACCATCAGGAGCGCCTGGACCA ATGGCTGAGTGACTGGTTTCAGCGTGGAGACAAAAATCAGGATGGTAAGATGACTTTCCAAGAAGTTCAGCGGTTACTGCACCTAATGAATGTGGAAATGGACCAAGAATATGCCTTCAGTCTTTTTCAG GAAGCAGACACGTCGCAGTCTGGGTCTCTGGAAGGAGAAGAATTTGTACAGTTCTATAAGGCATTGACTAAACGTGTTGAGGTGCAGGAACTATTTGAAAGTTTTTCAGCTGATGGGCAGAAGCTGACTCTGCTGGAATTTTTGGATTTCCTCCGAGAGGAGCAGAAGGAAAGAGACTGCACCTCTGACCTTGCTCTGGAACTCATTGACCGCTATGAACCTTCAGACAGTG GCAAACTGCGGCATGTGCTGAGCATGGATGGCTTCCTCAGCTACCTCTGCTCTAAGGATGGAGATATCTTCAACCCAGCCTGCCTCCCCATCTATCAGGATATGACTCAACCCCTGAACCACTACTTCATCTGCTCCTCTCACAACACCTACCTAGTGGGGGACCAGCTTTGTGGCCAGAGCAGCGTCGAGGGATACATACG GGCCCTGAAGCGGGGGTGCCGCTGCGTAGAGGTGGATGTATGGGATGGACCTAATGGGGAACCTGTCGTTTACCACGGACACACCCTGACCTCCCGCATCCTGTTCAAAGATGTCGTGACCACAGTAGCACAGTATGCTTTTCAG ACATCAGACTACCCAGTCGTCTTGTCCCTGGAGACCCACTGCAGCTGGGAGCAGCAGCAGACCATGGTCCGCCATCTGACTGAGATCCTGGGGGAGCAGCTGTTGAGCACCACCATGGATGGGGTGCTACCCAGTCAGCTTCCCTCACCTGAG GAGCTTCGGAGGAAGATCCTGGTGAAGGGGAAGAAGTTAACATTTGAGGAAGACCTGGAGTATGAGGAAGAGGAACCAGAACCTGAGCTGGAGGGTGAACAGGAGTCAGAATTGGCGCTGGAGTCCCAGTTTGAGCCTGAGCCCCAGGAGCAGAACCTTCAGAGTAAGGACAAAAAGAAG GTTGTGACGTGCCCGCTGTTTTGTCCATCTGTCTGTTGTCAGATTACGGCCCAGGCTACTATTTCCAAGCCTGAGTCCCTTCTCTTGTCCcagcag AAATCCAAGCTCATCTTGTGTCCAGCTCTCTCTTCCCTGGTTATCTACTTGAAGTCTGTCTCATTCCGCAGCTTCACACATTCAAAAGAGCACTACCACTTCTATGAGATATCATCTTTCTCCGAAACCAAGGCCAAGCGCCTCATCAAGGAGGCTG GCAATGAGTTTGTGCAGCACAACGCTTGGCAGTTAAGCCGTGTGTATCCCAGTGGCCTGAGGACAGACTCTTCCAACTATAACCCCCAGGAACTCTGGAATGCAGGCTGCCAGATGG TGGCCATGAATATGCAGACTGCAGGGCTTGAAATGGACATCTGTGACGGGCATTTCCGCCAGAATGGTGGCTGCGGCTATGTGCTGAAGCCAGACTTCCTGCGTGATACCCAGAGTTCCTTCGACCCTGAGAGGCCCATCAGCCCTTTCAAGGCCCAGACTCTATTAATCCAG GTGATCAGTGGTCAGCAACTTCCCAAAGTGGACAAGACCAAAGAAGGGTCCATTGTGGATCCACTGGTGAGAGTGCAGATCTTTGGTGTCCGTCTAGACGCAGCACGGCAGGAGACCAACTATGTGGACAACAATG GTTTTAATCCATACTGGGGGCAGACACTATGTTTCCGGGTGCTGGTGCCTGAACTTGCCATGCTGCGTTTTGTGGTAATGGATTATGACTGGAAATCCCGAAATGACTTTATTGGTCAGTACACCCTGCCTTGGACCTGCATGCAACAAG GTTATCGCCACATTCACCTGCTCTCCAAAGATGGCATCAGCCTCCGACCAGCTTCCATCTTTGTGTATATCTGCATCCGGGAAGGCCTGGAGGAGGATGAGTCCTGA